In Pseudomonas oryzihabitans, the DNA window ATCTCGTCGGAGAACAGCACCAGATTGTGCCGCCGGGCCAGCTCGACGATGCCTTCCAGTACTTCCTTGGAATAGACCGCGCCGGTGGGGTTGTTGGGGTTGATCAGCACCAGCGCCTTGGTGTTGCTGGTGATCTTGGCTTCCATGTCGGCCAGGTCCGGGAACCAGCCAGCCTGTTCGTCGCACAGGTAGTGCACCGGCTTGCCGCCCGCGAGGCTGACCGCCGCTGTCCACAGGGGGTAGTCAGGCGCCGGGATCAGCACCTCGTCGTTGTTGTTGAGCAGCGCCTGCATGGCCATGACGATCAGTTCGGAGACGCCATTGCCCAGATAGATGTCTTCGATGCCGACACCTTCGATGCGCTTCTGCTGGCAATACTGCATGACTGCCTTGCGCGCGCTGAACAGCCCCTTGGAGTCGCTATAGCCCTGGGCGGTCGGCAGGTTGCGGATGACGTCCTGCAGGATTTCCTCCGGCGCCTCGAAGCCGAAGGGCGCCGGGTTGCCGATGTTGAGCTTCAGGATGCGGTGGCCTTCCTCTTCGAGGCGCTTGGCATGCTTGAGGACCGGACCGCGGATGTCGTAGCAGACATTGGCGAGCTTGTTCGACTTGGAGACCTGCATGGGGAAATGAATCCTGGAAAAGGGCGAGAAAGACTCGGTGAAGGCGGACGCCGACCGGCGCTTGGCAGCATCCGGGGGTGGATGCCAGACTGAGCGGGAATCATACGGCTGCATCGCCTGTTACAAAAGATGCGCCGGCATCCAGAGAGGTCACCATGGAAAAAGTACAGCGTAGCCCAGAAGATTGGCGCGAGCGTCTGACCGACGATCAGTTTCGCGTGTGCCGCCTGGCGGCTACCGAGGCGCCCTATACCGGTGCCTACTGCAACACCAAGACGCCTGGCGTCTATCGCTGCGCCTGCTGTGAGCTCGCGTTGTTCGACTCCAGCACCAAGTTCGATTCCGGTTGCGGCTGGCCGAGTTACTACGCGCCCATCGACGCCGAGGCCGTGCGCGAAAAAGAAGACTTCAGCCATGGCATGCACCGGGTCGAGGTACTCTGCGCCCGCTGCGACGCCCATCTGGGGCACGTCTTTCCCGACGGCCCGCCGCCGACCGGCCTGCGCTACTGCATCAATTCCGTCGCCCTTGATCTCCAGCCCAGAGAAACCGCGTGATCTCAGAGATTCTGCAGTTACCCTTCCAGACGGCGGACGGCCAGCAGGCGTGCCTGGCGGACTGGACGGCCCGAGCCTATCTGGTGGTCAATACCGCCAGTCGCTGCGGTTTCACCCGCCAGTACGCCGGGCTCGAGGAATTGCAGCAGCGCTATCTGGCCGACGGCTTGCGCGTGATCGTCTTTCCCTGCAATCAATTCGGCGGCCAGGAGCCGGGAAGCAACGCCGAGATTCAGAATTTCTGCGTGACCCGCTTCGGGGTCAGCTTTCCGGTCATGGCCAAGCTCGACGTCAATGGCGAAGCGGCCCACCCCTTGTTCAACGCCTTGAAGCGCGCGGCGCCAGGGTTGCTCGGAACCGCTATCCGCTGGAACTTCACCAAGTTCCTGATCACTCCGGAGCGAGGGCGGGTGCAGCGCTTTGCCCCCATCACTCGGCCTTCCCAGTTGGACAAGCACATCCGCCGGGCCCTGGCGCGTTAGCTCCGGATCTCGACAAGGGCTTTCAATTGGATTGAAAAGTAATACGATTAAAGCGCCTTCCATGGAGGGTGCCTTGTCCGCTTCCCTTTTTCGTCGTCAAGGATGTTTCCTGTGAGTGCCTCCCTAGAAGACTTTCTGCTCCAGGCCCGCCAGGTGCTCGAGCGCCTGGAGCCCCTGCTGCCCCATCGTCGCGAATCTCTGGATTGGCAGCACTGCTATGCCGCACGTTGGCGCCGTGAAGGCCATGGCGGCTACCTGCAGCCGCTCGAGGTCAACCTGGAGTTGCGGCTGGCCGATCTGCTGGGTATCGATCGGCAACGCGACCAGCTCGCTCGCAATACCCGCCAATTCGTCGCCGGACTGCCTGCCAACCACACCCTGCTGTGGGGGGCTCGCGGTACCGGCAAGTCGTCGCTGATCCGTGCCCTGCTGGCGGAATACGCGGGGCAGGGCCTGCGCCTGATCG includes these proteins:
- a CDS encoding pyridoxal phosphate-dependent aminotransferase, whose product is MQVSKSNKLANVCYDIRGPVLKHAKRLEEEGHRILKLNIGNPAPFGFEAPEEILQDVIRNLPTAQGYSDSKGLFSARKAVMQYCQQKRIEGVGIEDIYLGNGVSELIVMAMQALLNNNDEVLIPAPDYPLWTAAVSLAGGKPVHYLCDEQAGWFPDLADMEAKITSNTKALVLINPNNPTGAVYSKEVLEGIVELARRHNLVLFSDEIYDKILYDEAQHISTASLAPDVLCLTFNGLSKSYRVAGFRSGWLIVSGPKHRAHSYIEGLDILANMRLCANVPAQHAIQTALGGYQSINDLVLPHGRLLEQRNRTWELLNAIPGVSCVKPMGALYAFPRIDPKVCPIHNDEKFVLDLLLSEKLLVVQGTAFNWPWPDHFRVVTLPRVDDLEQAIGRIGNFLGGYSQ
- the msrB gene encoding peptide-methionine (R)-S-oxide reductase MsrB, with product MEKVQRSPEDWRERLTDDQFRVCRLAATEAPYTGAYCNTKTPGVYRCACCELALFDSSTKFDSGCGWPSYYAPIDAEAVREKEDFSHGMHRVEVLCARCDAHLGHVFPDGPPPTGLRYCINSVALDLQPRETA
- a CDS encoding glutathione peroxidase; protein product: MISEILQLPFQTADGQQACLADWTARAYLVVNTASRCGFTRQYAGLEELQQRYLADGLRVIVFPCNQFGGQEPGSNAEIQNFCVTRFGVSFPVMAKLDVNGEAAHPLFNALKRAAPGLLGTAIRWNFTKFLITPERGRVQRFAPITRPSQLDKHIRRALAR